In Conger conger chromosome 12, fConCon1.1, whole genome shotgun sequence, one DNA window encodes the following:
- the LOC133142057 gene encoding myosin regulatory light chain 2, ventricular/cardiac muscle isoform-like, whose translation MAPKTAKKATGEGANVFSMFEQAQIEEFKEAFSIMDQNRDGLIDKNDLRETFSALGRMNVKQEEIDEMLKEAPGPINFTVFLTMFGEKLRGADPEDTILSAFRVFDPEGTGILKKEFITEILTTQAERFSPVEMEQMFTAFPPDVAGNLDYKNLVYIITHGDEKDQE comes from the exons GCACCCAAAACCGCCAAGAAGGCAACAGGCGAGGGAGCCAACGTCTTCTCCATGTTCGAGCAGGCCCAGATCGAGGAGTTTAAGGAG GCTTTCTCCATCATGGACCAGAACAGAGATGGACTCATAGACAAGAACGACCTGAGAGAGACCTTCTCTGCCCTGG GTCGTATGAATGTGAAGCAGGAAGAGATCGATGAGATGCTGAAGGAGGCACCAGGCCCAATAAACTTCACTGTGTTTCTGACCATGTTTGGAGAGAAGCTGAGAG GCGCTGACCCAGAGGACACCATCCTGAGTGCCTTCAGAGTGTTTGACCCTGAGGGGACGGGCATTCTGAAGAAGGAGTT TATCACTGAGATACTCACCACTCAGGCAGAGAGGTTCTCCCCTGTCGAG ATGGAGCAGATGTTCACCGCCTTCCCTCCAGATGTGGCTGGTAACCTTGACTACAAGAACCTGGTCTATATCATCACGCACGGAGATGAAAAAGACCAGGAGTAA